The Vitis riparia cultivar Riparia Gloire de Montpellier isolate 1030 chromosome 3, EGFV_Vit.rip_1.0, whole genome shotgun sequence genome includes a region encoding these proteins:
- the LOC117911816 gene encoding LOW QUALITY PROTEIN: uncharacterized protein LOC117911816 (The sequence of the model RefSeq protein was modified relative to this genomic sequence to represent the inferred CDS: inserted 2 bases in 2 codons), translating to MVQEMMDSKFTGHGLXNTENGLPASEMQFLVTVKKTRCRXENRSRVPTCLGNSSLPKERESVINAIKVSGIKRPPSECLVSLPEDHSRRIDATTGHFVYVRRKSEAVLRKSNTCDNRSSNAHCPHMGQLGHNEETTQLMHTLSRKPTDPPLGKTGNRLPPAEANYPPITSAIPFLDNPRGMKSQHWEERNLQLQRLLKKLDQSNQEDYLQMLRSLSSIELSRHAVKLERRSIQLSLEEGKELQRVGALNILEKL from the exons ATGGTTCAAGAAATGATGGACTCAAAATTCACTGGACATGGAC GCAATACTGAAAATGGCTTGCCTGCCTCTGAAATGCAATTTCTGGTAACTGTAAAGAAGACAAGATGCA ATGAAAATCGAAGCAGGGTGCCCACGTGTTTGGGAAACTCTTCATTACCAAAAGAGAGAGAATCTGTTATTAATGCCATTAAGGTTTCTGGCATCAAGAGACCACCATCTGAGTGCTTGGTGAGTCTCCCTGAAGACCACTCTCGCAGAATTGATGCAACAACTGGCCATTTCGTGTATGTTCGTAGAAAATCTGAAGCAGTACTAAGAAAGAGCAACACTTGCGACAACCGAAGCAGCAATGCTCATTGTCCACATATGGGGCAACTTGGCCACAATGAGGAGACAACCCAGTTGATGCACACGCTATCTAGAAAACCTACTGATCCTCCTCTTGGAAAGACTGGCAATAGGCTACCCCCAGCAGAAGCCAATTATCCTCCCATTACTTCTGCTATCCCTTTTTTGGATAATCCAAGGGGAATGAAAAGTCAGCATTGGGAAGAACGTAATCTTCAATTGCAGAGattgttgaagaaattagaCCAATCAAATCAAGAGGATTATCTCCAGA TGCTTCGCTCCTTATCCTCCATTGAACTTAGCAGACATGCTGTAAAGTTGGAAAGGAGATCAATTCAGCTTTCACTGGAGGAAG